From Penicillium psychrofluorescens genome assembly, chromosome: 1, one genomic window encodes:
- a CDS encoding uncharacterized protein (ID:PFLUO_000738-T1.cds;~source:funannotate), with the protein MPGRSSAVVDLADGLESQGEPVPKRPRLDMPGNTGVGDGAAAGAEARNTPGSGNSRAPPLSWRGRPLWSFQAVIAELPGGENRGRGAVSPPPLPVQPWKTALAERSANYTSRSRESSPVKAVQTTPYRIEVPSVAPVLKGEKVADFVPWTGNHPEDLLNEQTAKQGYYDRTQVSQNESNTARPALFSQLKHRAGLHVLSSVFTAALEKRQNHNTVHAPSTFKPPPRVTLTDNKRETWLRDLANPSVPLRRLSRTIPHGIRGKVLLDQCLGKWIPAARAVWLAKCVGANEIRAFKRKGTSGAMAVGLETKWVRDWTTNVQQFVEGVLSAAKTSDWKAKMIYAVGLTARLFSENLLDHDHFLEWFLSSFESASLNTIPIWLLMLGIYWESLMRYRRRGRRLAEMLLEKLRQATEAKLETLQPLIDRLSRFVKKLVHEFPSSAILPNSWDVYQHHISSCLDLSQKQNRALLQCLAERNTRVQRPRQSRQTSQRSPHQSVIRLFDSIRTAHDLSSISSACLGSIDDKASLVSKLLEWLATPFRHGVCRVYIGVRLLRKWKAAGFDVDGHVLAFLARARNDKKLNMENIYHAISELVRSQTFSVGRYLQWLMAKGVTKESREEQKLPGDIGLISQLPVSRLPEHVANLRSTLLARTGLSISEEAATIEKVKENISQRLPGIFDDTHMQTDMSPCPLPTNLSWAVKAEVGQWLRRGVAEHTRDASESIIQSAFPSGLKTAVSALSPDEFYGVRNILEMFGDLSMLADVLKCASTCDNSTVLASVADTTQYHFDSLSVIGATTDLYRRLVDAYAAMKRFSMPSLDLVFSLIELGLRIPSELNTVAILRQDLSRMENKSGIAASSPISDHIADTFGDADPLLREKLDQLLMSGNVMDELTLDTVFSTLTKHLESVVEHAELSANDTCRYLAQLRSFHPKHFDSTLARWVCGHLKSPDRLTLLRILPPLIGVGCVTFRAFLLLVKRLMQSESAAASIPNVTDLPADLVQFLLVVSDGGERYLDLVSYRFQLAQQEFLSKNSEEAFGIVSDAAASLDGSGPEKSNLENSMVTLLHDLLVRNSDSLAQNCMQKLINQYPAAMGVLQKALGLLLGVPSQSGSVTAEVEKLTTMADDFSLPFCQLKLQILFHTDSRTEDRNSIVDAMFKTAVADSRAQRLHWVDLVALMSPDAVRQIRERAEKEFFAIPLSEESMHDPPSGSLEMAKLYLTIIEELSSSIPESGTPSVASALVERMDSLLHKIITMQNTDRTTDVTAGQSRSKFERALAFWFSALLRMVVIHRASFNQSSLAVKTGASHEQTRLLITIICIALSRLPGDVLRLYPTADYFHRPNISEEYHPCPGILLQTHALDVAASLIDVFPNEVRHQCARFLKEKCPPFVQFQTDSRFLYLLGPMGESWSSGASQQQQQQLASMPSPAASTSTPAPSPAIGSSAAQQQPAAGAAAIFPHGPSESNSCVANRLRLQHRGRVVGPYPIRPWELLEDAAPFVGVNDTAVNLSYFDARRVRA; encoded by the exons ATGCCGGGTCGATCCTCGGCAGTCGTCGACTTAGCCGATGGTCTCGAGTCACAAGGAGAACCAGTTCCCAAACGCCCCAGATTGGATATGCCGGGAAACACGGGCGTCGGGGATGGAGCCGCTGCAGGGGCGGAGGCGAGGAATACCCCGGGCAGTGGGAATTCGCGCGCTCCTCCACTCTCGTGGCGCGGCCGGCCGCTGTGGTCGTTCCAGGCGGTCATCGCGGAATTGCCTGGCGGCGAGAACCGTGGCAGGGGTGCGGTGTCGCCGCCTCCATTGCCTGTTCAGCCGTGGAAAACCGCCCTGGCGGAACGTTCGGCGAATTACACTTCCAGGTCTCGGGAAAGCTCGCCCGTCAAGGCTGTACAAACGACCCCGTACCGCATTGAAGTGCCTTCGGTAGCCCCGGTTCTCAAAGGAGAGA AAGTCGCGGATTTCGTGCCGTGGACGGGAAACCACCCGGAAGACCTGCTAAACGAACAAACTGCGAAACAAGGCTACTATGACCGTACACAGGTCTCGCAAAATGAATCCAATACCGCTCGCCCAGCACTGTTTTCGCAATTGAAGCATCGCGCGGGACTACATGTCCTTTCATCGGTGTTCACCGCTGCCCTTGAAAAACGACAGAATCACAACACCGTCCATGCGCCATCAACATTCAAACCGCCACCTCGGGTCACGCTCACAGACAATAAGCGGGAGACCTGGCTCCGTGATCTAGCCAACCCCTCTGTGCCCCTGCGCAGACTAAGCCGAACCATTCCCCACGGTATCCGAGGCAAGGTTCTGCTGGACCAATGCTTGGGGAAGTGGATTCCAGCAGCACGAGCGGTTTGGCTGGCAAAGTGCGTTGGTGCCAATGAAATCCGGGCCTTCAAACGAAAAGGCACGAGCGGTGCCATGGCCGTCGGGTTAGAGACGAAATGGGTGCGAGACTGGACCACGAACGTACAGCAGTTCGTCGAGGGCGTGCTCAGCGCTGCGAAAACTTCGGATTGGAAGGCCAAGATGATCTATGC GGTCGGCTTGACTGCCCGTCTATTTTCGGAGAACTTACTCGACCATGATCATTTCCTCGAGTGGTTTTTGTCGTCCTTTGAATCAGCATCGCTCAACACCATTCCTATCTGGCTCTTGATGCTTGGCATCTACTGGGAGAGTCTCATGCGATATCGCCGACGGGGACGCCGGTTGGCCGAGATGTTGCTCGAGAAACTCCGCCAGGCGACGGAAGCCAAGCTGGAAACATTGCAACCTCTCATCGACCGACTCTCTCGCTTCGTCAAGAAGCTTGTTCATGAATTCCCTTCATCAGCTATCCTCCCGAATTCGTGGGACGTGTACCAACATCACATCTCATCATGCCTCGACCTCTCCCAAAAACAGAATCGCGCTCTTCTCCAATGTCTTGCAGAACGAAATACCCGGGTGCAGCGTCCTCGGCAGTCTCGCCAGACTTCACAGCGCTCGCCGCATCAATCAGTCATCCGCCTCTTTGACTCTATACGCACCGCACACGAcctctcctccatctcttctGCCTGTCTCGGCTCCATTGACGATAAAGCCTCTCTGGTCTCCAAACTACTGGAGTGGCTCGCCACTCCCTTTCGCCACGGTGTTTGCCGGGTTTATATCGGTGTTCGCCTGCTACGAAAATGGAAAGCGGCCGGGTTCGACGTGGACGGGCATGTACTTGCGTTCCTCGCACGTGCCCGAAACGACAAGAAGCTGAATATGGAGAATATCTACCATGCCATCTCGGAGCTGGTCAGATCCCAGACGTTCTCGGTTGGTCGATACCTGCAGTGGCTAATGGCCAAGGGTGTTACCAAAGAATCAAGGGAAGAGCAAAAGCTACCTGGCGACATTGGACTCATATCACAGCTTCCAGTCAGCCGTCTTCCAGAGCACGTTGCCAATTTACGCAGTACTCTTTTGGCGCGCACGGGGCTTTCTATCTCGGAGGAAGCTGCCACCATTGAAAAAGTCAAAGAGAACATCAGTCAACGTCTTCCGGGCATATTTGACGATACCCACATGCAAACCGACATGTCGCCATGTCCGCTCCCAACGAATTTAAGTTGGGCAGTCAAAGCCGAAGTTGGCCAGTGGCTACGACGCGGCGTCGCTGAGCACACCCGGGATGCTAGCGAATCAATCATTCAATCAGCATTCCCCAGCGGCCTGAAGACGGCGGTCTCCGCCTTGAGTCCTGACGAGTTCTACGGCGTCCGCAATATCCTGGAAATGTTTGGGGATCTTTCCATGCTCGCAGATGTGCTGAAATGTGCCTCAACCTGTGACAACAGCACCGTTCTTGCATCAGTCGCAGACACGACACAATATCACTTCGATTCACTCAGCGTGATAGGCGCCACCACGGATCTATACCGAAGACTAGTTGACGCCTACGCCGCTATGAAGAGGTTCAGCATGCCGAGTCTTGATCTGGTGTTCTCTCTAATCGAACTTGGTCTCCGGATACCCAGTGAGCTCAACACTGTCGCAATTCTCCGCCAAGATCTCTCGCGCATGGAGAATAAGTCGGGCATAGCTGCATCCTCCCCAATCTCAGACCACATCGCCGACACATTCGGTGATGCGGACCCCTTGTTGCGGGAGAAGTTGGATCAGCTTCTGATGTCTGGGAACGTCATGGACGAGCTCACCCTGGACACGGTTTTCAGCACACTCACAAAACATCTCGAGTCTGTTGTCGAGCATGCAGAGCTGTCGGCGAATGACACGTGCCGGTATCTAGCACAGCTGAGATCGTTCCATCCAAAGCACTTCGATAGTACCCTGGCCCGCTGGGTTTGCGGACATTTGAAGTCCCCGGATCGACTCACGTTACTTCGCATTCTTCCACCACTTATCGGTGTCGGCTGCGTCACCTTCCGTGCATTCTTGCTTCTTGTGAAACGGCTCATGCAATCCGAATCGGCGGCAGCGTCAATTCCTAATGTGACGGACCTACCCGCGGATCTTGTACAGTTTCTTCTCGTGGTCTCCGACGGTGGTGAACGATATTTGGATCTGGTTTCCTACCGCTTTCAATTAGCGCAGCAGGAGTTCCTTTCGAAGAATTCCGAGGAAGCTTTCGGGATTGTTTCTGATGCTGCGGCATCACTCGATGGCAGTGGCCCAGAGAAAAGTAACTTGGAAAACTCCATGGTGACGTTACTACACGACCTTCTAGTGCGGAATTCCGACTCTTTAGCTCAAAACTGCATGCAGAAGCTCATCAACCAATACCCGGCAGCCATGGGTGTTCTTCAAAAAGCACTaggtcttcttcttggcgtCCCTTCGCAGTCGGGCTCTGTCACTGCAGAGGTCGAAAAGCTGACCACTATGGCCGATGATTTCTCGCTTCCATTTTGTCAGCTCAAGCTGCAGATCCTCTTCCACACCGACTCCAGGACTGAGGATCGCAACAGCATCGTGGACGCGATGTTCAAAACTGCCGTGGCAGACTCGAGGGCGCAGAGGCTTCACTGGGTGGATCTCGTTGCGCTAATGAGTCCAGATGCCGTGCGTCAGATCCGCGAACGCGCTGAGAAAGAATTTTTCGCCATTCCACTATCGGAAGAGTCGATGCACGATCCTCCTTCTGGATCATTGGAGATGGCAAAGCTGTACCTCACTATCATCGAGGAACTTTCAAGCAGCATCCCCGAGTCGGGTACGCCGTCGGTGGCTTCTGCGCTTGTGGAGAGGATGGACTCGCTTTTGCATAAGATCATTACCATGCAGAATACGGACAGGACGACCGACGTAACGGCTGGTCAATCGCGCTCAAAATTTGAGCGAGCTCTCGCCTTCTGGTTCTCTGCGTTGCTCAGGATGGTTGTCATTCACCGCGCCTCATTCAACCAGTCCTCTCTGGCAGTGAAGACCGGTGCTTCGCATGAGCAGACTCGACTGTTGATTACAATCATCTGCATCGCGCTGTCGCGTCTTCCGGGAGATGTGCTACGTCTCTACCCCACGGCCGATTATTTTCACCGCCCGAATATCTCTGAGGAATATCATCCGTGCCCAGGGATCCTACTCCAAACTCACGCCCTGGACGTTGCCGCCTCCCTAATTGATGTGTTTCCCAATGAAGTGCGCCATCAATGTGCCCGGTTTCTGAAGGAAAAGTGCCCCCCTTTCGTCCAATTCCAAACCGACTCCCGCTTCCTGTATCTGCTCGGCCCAATGGGCGAGTCTTGGTCATCTGGTGCTtcgcaacaacaacaacaacagctTGCTTCGATGCCATCCCCTGCAGCCTCGACGTCTACTCCGGCTCCATCGCCCGCCATTGGATCTTCCGCAGCCCAGCAacagcctgctgctggcgctgcggCAATATTCCCCCATGGGCCGTCCGAGAGCAACAGTTGCGTCGCAAATCGACTCCGTCTTCAACACCGTGGTCGAGTTGTCGGGCCGTATCCCATCCGTCCTTGGGAACTATTGGAAGATGCGGCTCCTTTCGTGGGTGTGAATGACACTGCTGTCAATTTGAGCTACTTTGATGCGAGGCGCGTTCGGGCTTGA
- a CDS encoding uncharacterized protein (ID:PFLUO_000739-T1.cds;~source:funannotate) gives MSSQTVFPGSEPWYSRRGDRVNEEPSAKNAQGLFPPGACIFVGNLSTKLSAEEQSDYLSRAFMKIGPCYVKIKQDKKKGLPGAFVQFEYVEHAATALQWDELLKLDGRWLRIERAKGRRTACLGFRSGESISNAEVDDALNGRGPVENYTLERYQSGPYNQCTVCRVTFAYVDDCRDAIRHFQKDETYYMVLLDIDGNPASKQANKTAQDSKKKNWAPPPFHAGLSDHKPSRFNNHRPYRNGPNNPRGGYNGPPPPIYNENMPPGGPYPPYGPSYPPPHPQMYPGMPMYPPVSYAEAYPQTSAYGPASPYYYYPPPGPIYNLGPPIASSQPSMNGGAMIVNSHPMSNNMPPPPYCDPYASEMGYPPYPPPYTMPGPEGGYYMLAMSPEAYGLSMQYPFPPSGNNDTSSERTNEGTPPEASEPGAEKDKTDEVEIDIYNLPPEKAPRLIKTHDSDSDSDSSDEEKQEQGQEEKEKEDRPSQREKRPKKIAVLDTVVEETEFLPSSSESEVSHSPSFSFSPSPSQNESRNHSSEPTSSPDPKNPHLQRKALASKYQPASGITVEEYVRSEAKTKAVWADLSEELIAQVIGELEEEQVDKKVVQSLITASAGTSRSCSLTRTASSKSI, from the exons ATGTCCTCCCAGACAGTATTCCCCGGTTCCGAGCCCTGGTACTCCCGACGGGGAGATCGGGTGAATGAGGAGCCCTCAGCGAAGAACGCCCAGGGCCTGTTCCCTCCTGGTGCGTGCATCTTTGTTGGCAA CCTTTCAACCAAGCTGAGCGCCGAGGAACAGAGCGACTACTTGTCGCGCGCGTTCATGAAAATCGGCCCTTGCTATGTCAAGATCAAGcaagacaagaagaaaggtcTTCCTGGAGCTTTTGTGCAGTTTGAG TACGTGGAGCATGCCGCGACGGCACTACAATGGGATGAGTTGCTTAAACTCGATGGCCGCTGGCTACGGATTGAGAGGGCAAAAGGAAGAC GAACGGCATGTCTTGGTTTCCGCTCTGGGGAGTCCATCTCCAacgccgaggtcgacgatGCACTGAATGGACGCGGCCCTGTGGAAAACTACACTCTTGAACGCTACCAGTCAGGGCCTTACAACCAGTGCACAGTCTGCAGAGTTACGTTCGCCTATGTGGATGATTGCAGAGATGCTATCAGA CATTTCCAAAAGGACGAGACATACTACATGGTTCTTCTCGACATCGACGGCAACCCAGCCTCGAAACAGGCGAACAAAACTGCCCAGGAttcgaagaaaaagaactgGGCCCCTCCTCCCTTTCATGCTGGTCTTTCTGACCACAAACCATCCCGATTCAACAACCACCGACCCTACCGCAATGGGCCCAACAACCCAAGAGGAGGATACAATGGCCCTCCGCCGCCAATCTACAACGAAAACATGCCCCCGGGAGGCCCATACCCTCCTTACGGTCCTTCTTACCCACCACCGCATCCTCAAATGTACCCCGGGATGCCGATGTATCCCCCAGTCTCCTACGCGGAAGCCTATCCTCAAACCAGTGCCTATGGTCCTGCTTCTCCATACTATTACTACCCCCCACCCGGCCCCATATACAATCTCGGTCCGCCAATTGCATCGTCACAGCCAAGTATGAACGGCGGTGCTATGATTGTCAACAGTCACCCTATGTCCAACAACATGCCGCCGCCTCCCTATTGTGATCCGTACGCTTCGGAGATGGGGTATCCGCCATACCCTCCTCCATATACCATGCCTGGCCCAGAGGGGGGATACTACATGCTTGCAATGAGCCCTGAGGCCTATGGCCTGAGCATGCAGTACCCTTTTCCGCCATCCGGTAACAACGACACAAGCTCTGAGAGAACCAATGAAGGAACTCCACCTGAAGCATCGGAGCCAGGCGCCGAGAAAGACAAGACCGACGAAGTGGAGATCGATATATACAATCTCCCGCCAGAGAAAGCGCCTCGCCTCATTAAAACACAcgactcggactcggactcggatTCctcggacgaagagaaacaagaacagggacaagaagagaaagagaaagaagaccgACCCTCCCAGCGTGAAAAACGGCCCAAGAAAATCGCCGTCCTCGATACCGTTGTCGAAGAAACAGAAttcctcccctcctcctcggagtcAGAAGTCTCTCactccccttccttctccttctcgccctcgccctcccAAAACGAATCCCGCAACCATTCCAGCGAGCCGACCTCCTCGCCCGATCCCAAAAACCCTCATCTGCAGCGCAAGGCCCTGGCCAGCAAGTACCAGCCCGCGAGCGGGATCACGGTTGAGGAGTACGTGCGCAGCGAGGCGAAGACGAAAGCTGTTTGGGCGGATCTGAGTGAGGAGCTTATTGCGCAGGTTATTggggagttggaggaggagcaggtggatAAGAAGGTCGTGCAGTCGCTTATTACGGCGTCTGCGGGTACTTCGAGGAGTTGTTCGTTGACGAGGACCGCTTCGTCGAAGTCGATATAg
- a CDS encoding uncharacterized protein (ID:PFLUO_000740-T1.cds;~source:funannotate) — protein MADRAVGGFSTASLDYEPADPSSSTTPSHARFHGSISTKLPANWTVERTGYAAFRNQDRGFWLFGRLFWDVDPYTYLALRIKSDGRRYTVNVQTDSVIETDIHQHRLYTRHHRVQGASPLRQQASPTQTSDSPELNQELYPHGIPSALSDVPPESTVVSSSASATTAGSTGWETVLLPFHSFVRTNHGYVIEPQTSLLRQRVKSIGIGLTDRIEGPYDLRIHKIWATNGMSEAEAEEERRICGAHALPVDEGVRTGWTGPGDKSAESRGQQKETVGKAKGLKGLKSEWE, from the exons ATGGCCGATCGCGCCGTAGGAGGCTTCAGCACCGCCAGCCTCGACTACGAGCCGGCCGAtccctcctcatccaccacaccctcccATGCGCGCTTCCACGGCAGCATTTCCACAAAACTCCCCGCGAACTGGACAGTCGAACGGACCG GATACGCCGCTTTCCGTAACCAAGACCGCGGCTTCTGGCTTTTCGGCCGTCTCTTCTGGGACGTCGACCCATACACCTACCTCGCCTTGCGTATCAAGTCCGACGGCCGGCGATACACCGTCAACGTGCAAACCGACTCCGTCATCGAGACCGACATCCACCAACACAGACTCTACACCCGGCACCACCGTGTGCAGGGCGCATCGCCTCTGCGCCAACAGGCCTCCCCCACCCAAACATCGGACTCGCCCGAGCTCAATCAAGAGTTATACCCGCACGGGATCCCCTCTGCTCTTTCCGACGTGCCTCCCGAATCGACCGtggtttcttcgtcggccaGCGCGACCACCGCTGGCTCAACGGGCTGGGAGACTGTTCTGCTGCCCTTCCACTCGTTTGTGCGCACAAACCATGGCTACGTGATTGAACCGCAGACGTCTCTCCTGCGCCAGCGGGTGAAAAGTATCGGAATTGGGTTGACGGACCGGATCGAGGGGCCATATGACCTGCGCATTCACAAGATCTGGGCGACGAACGGGATGAgtgaggcggaggcggaagAGGAGCGCCGCATCTGTGGCGCTCACGCTTTGCCCGTGGATGAAGGTGTCCGGACGGGCTGGACGGGGCCTGGCGACAAGTCTGCCGAGTCCCGGGGCCAGCAAAAAGAGACCGTTGGAAAGGCGAAGGGGCTGAAGGGACTCAAATCGGAGTGGGAGTAG
- a CDS encoding uncharacterized protein (ID:PFLUO_000741-T1.cds;~source:funannotate), with amino-acid sequence MADALTTTDLQGALPLVARGKVRDLYKVDDKTLLFVATDRISAYDVIMENGIPNKGVLLTLCTRTWFQVLTEAIPSLRTHFLTLDLPAQIPAALRPVLQNRSMQVRKLRILPIEAIVRGYITGSAWKEYQKSGTVHGIQVPAGLKESEAFPDGPIYTPSTKAELGEHDENIHPDQAVAIVGEQYASTIASLAVTLYKAAHTYALERGVIIADTKFEFGVDEETNEVVLADEVLTPDSSRFWPKDSYEVGRGQQSFDKQFLRDWLVQEGLKGKEGVRMTEEIAKRTAEKYREAWEMITGGN; translated from the exons ATGGCCGACGCTCTCACTACCACCGACCTCCAAGGCGCCCTGCCTCTCGTAGCTCGGGGCAAGGTGCGCGACCTATACAAGGTCGACGACAAAACCCTGCTCTTCGTCGCAACAGACCGCATCTCCGCATACGATGTGATCATGGAGAAT GGCATCCCCAACAAAGgcgtcctcctcaccctctgCACCCGAACCTGGTTCCAGGTCCTGACGGAAGCGATTCCCTCGCTGCGCACACACTTCCTCACCCTCGACCTCCCGGCCCAGATCCCCGCGGCGCTGCGCCCCGTGCTGCAGAACCGGAGCATGCAGGTGCGCAAATTGCGCATTTTGCCCATTGAGGCCATTGTCCGTGGTTACATTACTGGTTCGGCGTGGAAGGAATACCAGAAGTCTGGCACCGTGCATGGGATTCAGGTTCCTGCTGGGCTGAAGGAGAGCGAGGCCTTTCCCGACGGCCCGATCTATACGCCGAGTACGAAGGCCGAGCTGGGGGAGCATGATGAGAATATCCATCCGGACCAGG CGGTTGCGATTGTCGGAGAACAATACGCATCGACCATTGCGTCACTGGCAGTAACACTGTACAAGGCCGCACACACCTACGCCCTCGAGCGCGGGGTGATCATCGCCGACACCAAGTTCGAGTTCGGCGTCGATGAGGAGACCAACGAGGTCGTGCTGGCCGACGAAGTCCTGACCCCGGACTCCTCCCGGTTCTGGCCGAAGGACTCCTATGAGGTTGGGCGTGGCCAGCAGAGCTTCGATAAGCAGTTCTTGCGCGACTGGCTAGTGCAGGAGGGGCTGAAGGGTAAGGAGGGTGTGCGGATGACTGAGGAGATTGCAAAGAGGACGGCAGAGAAGTATAGGGAGGCGTGGGAGATGATCACTGGGGGTAATTAG
- a CDS encoding uncharacterized protein (ID:PFLUO_000742-T1.cds;~source:funannotate), producing the protein MTRYLTPWRVSLLCLITVYTDGDVPNTSAIHVLSFLTAGIFPLDAADKQWTKHYLPTIAELEEFLSGHESSVPGRTLWDLFLKKIWSLNSFDALETFFCDALPALLTKTREQLLQERDDGLAPETDRMRLSRSSPLGAFVRRAYLEYTRLQFCDAVKLWTAFVRYRLPTYHMWARRNPSGSQAPVDTNLLGAGVDMNSHLSRVVYGNIEDDGDEEGMVSAKDAERLVEFQIGELQKMGGRVPDEMRARLKRIITSETSVPVLTYYMEYLDAWKAGDYTSAFDNLHRYFDYTMHNNFDRSAYQFALLNLAIIQADFECFSEAISAVQEAVAIARESHDMNCLNFCLSWLYHFGKAFPEQMHEVQNSGMLGNEKEGLAFLKAKSKETEMWSLMSTTVLSEAKLEMQQGESLASITESFARASHINVTKGLTNPTGGYMLLQSALYARLGATHLSWLGTEVFRECYKEDHPYDDFIKITFRNCQILAQKGSYKEAFARMNKIEPERLRAFQYNNAWTYYSGLLQLRRQICRDDKVAVEHIFSQLQAIQLLDFDMRLLLAFYSIEFTIRQGDHGRALRMIEQAAQSMHPENFDVHSQVKILCLKARVLSQCGQPQRGFSLAMRAASIAHHSKILFDLWEAICTLSTVLLSLREFDATGELVESIMPQILESEDCALIARAYSLLVDANMGMAGELWRLQGRESTPARKEYVNRALGYIDCAYDQYEEIEDIKGQTEMMAKKATVMHLTGDPVLANDYASKYLDLRKQMGVGA; encoded by the exons ATGACACGCTATCTGACTCCGTGGAGGGTCTCCTTGCTGTGCCTGATAACAGTCTACACCGACGGCGACGTACCCAACACCTCCGCCATCCATGTCCTCTCGTTCCTGACCGCGGGCATCTTCCCGCTCGATGCAGCCGATAAGCAGTGGACGAAGCACTACCTCCcgaccatcgccgagctcgaagAGTTCCTGTCAGGCCATGAATCCTCCGTGCCAGGCCGCACGCTGTGGGATCTGTTCCTGAAGAAGATCTGGTCACTCAATTCGTTCGATGCTCTGGAGACCTTCTTCTGCGATGCGCTTCCCGCGCTGCTGACCAAGACGCGGGAGCAATTGCTTCAGGAGAGGGATGATGGGCTTGCTCCGGAGACGGACCGCATGCGTCTTTCGCGCAGCTCGCCTTTGGGCGCGTTTGTACGCCGCGCCTATCTGGAGTATACGCGGTTACAATTTTGTGATGCGGTGAAGTTGTGGACTGCTTTTGTGAGATACCGGCTGCCGACCTACCATATGTGGGCGAGGAGGAATCCGTCAGGTTCTCAAGCTCCGGTGGATACGAATCTACTTGGTGCTGGCGTGGATATGAACAGCCACCTCTCTCGGGTGGTCTATGGCAATATTGAAGACGACGGGGATGAGGAGGGCATGGTTAGCGCCAAGGACGCGGAGCGGCTGGTGGAGTTTCAAATCGGGGAATTGCAAA AAATGGGAGGCAGAGTCCCGGACGAGATGCGAGCTCGCCTGAAGCGTATCATAACCTCGGAGACCTCCGTACCAGTGCTGACGTACTACATGGA GTATCTGGACGCCTGGAAAGCCGGCGACTACACATCCGCCTTTGACAATCTCCACCGATATTTCGACTATACCATGCACAACAACTTTGACCGCAGTGCATACCAATTCGCGCTTCTGAATCTCGCCATCATCCAAGCGGACTTTGAATGTTTCAGCGAAGCGATCTCAGCCGTGCAAGAGGCCGTAGCGATTGCCCGCGAGTCCCACGACATGAACTGTCTGAATTTCTGCCTGAGCTGGTTGTACCATTTCGGCAAAGCCTTTCCGGAGCAGATGCACGAAGTCCAGAACAGTGGTATGCTGGGTAACGAGAAGGAGGGTCTTGCCTTCCTCAAGGCCAAGTCgaaggagacggagatgTGGTCGCTCATGAGTACCACGGTTTTGAGTGAGGCCaagctggagatgcagcagggAGAGAGTCTTGCGTCTATTACCGAATCCTTTGCGCGTGCCTCCCACATCAACGTCACCAAGGGTCTTACAAATCCAACGGGCGGATACATGTTGCTCCAGAGCGCCCTGTATGCCCGCTTAG GGGCCACTCACCTTTCCTGGTTGGGCACTGAGGTCTTCCGGGAGTGCTACAAGGAAGATCATCCGTATGACGACTTTATCAAGATCACCTTTCGGAACTGCCAAATT CTGGCACAAAAGGGCAGCTACAAGGAAGCATTTGCTCGCATGAACAAAATCGAGCCAGAAAGACTGCGGGCCTTCCAATACAACAATGCCTGGACATATTACTCCGGGCTATTACAGCTACGACGACAGATTTGCCG AGACGACAAAGTCGCCGTAGAACACATATTCTCCCAACTGCAAGCCATCCAACTCCTCGACTTCGACAtgcgcctcctcctcgcATTCTACTCCATCGAATTCACCATCCGACAAGGCGACCACGGCCGCGCCTTGCGCATGATCGAACAAGCTGCCCAATCCATGCACCCCGAGAACTTCGACGTGCACTCGCAGGTGAAAATCCTCTGCCTGAAAGCGCGCGTCCTCTCGCAGTGCGGTCAGCCGCAACGCGGCTTCTCTCTTGCAATGCGAGCCGCCAGCATCGCGCACCACTCCAAGATCCTTTTCGACCTGTGGGAGGCCATCTGCACGCTCTCCACCGTCCTCCTGAGCCTGAGGGAATTTGACGCCACCGGCGAGCTGGTGGAGAGCATCATGccccagatcctggagaGCGAGGACTGCGCGCTCATTGCGCGCGCGTACTCGCTGCTCGTGGATGCGAATATGGGGATGGCGGGGGAGTTGTGGAGACTgcaggggagggagagcacGCCTGCGAGAAAGGAGTATGTGAATCGCGCGCTGGGGTATATCGACTGTGCGTATGATCAGTACGAGGAAATCGAGGATATCAAGGGCCAgacggagatgatggccaagAAGGCGACGGTCATGCATCTTACTGGGGATCCGGTGCTGGCGAATGACTATGCGTCCAAGTACCTGGATCTGCGGAAGCAGATGGGTGTTGGGGCGTAA